In Arthrobacter sp. QXT-31, one genomic interval encodes:
- a CDS encoding IclR family transcriptional regulator, protein MNSTDSKPAASMIERVSLILDVFSPEEPVLTGGEIARRAGLSRATAARILSELAKHDFVDRVQSGYQIGIRCFELGQMAQQPKDLRRLALATMFDLRRATGLTVQLGVLEGNDVVYIEILRGQYRDLTIPSRVGGRVPCYATAGGKALLAHAPDQLVEDLLNGQLEKIGPNTVTDPQELRAELDLARREGIAYEREESHAGLACAASPILRGDGTAVAAISITAPVGVVEMRLVGPAVHAATLGLNRQMAAAPHWAKL, encoded by the coding sequence GTGAATTCCACTGATTCGAAGCCGGCTGCCAGCATGATTGAGCGGGTTTCACTGATCCTTGACGTATTCAGTCCTGAAGAGCCGGTCCTGACGGGAGGGGAGATCGCTCGCAGGGCCGGACTTTCCCGGGCGACGGCGGCGCGGATACTCTCGGAACTCGCCAAGCACGACTTTGTCGACCGGGTTCAGTCCGGATACCAGATCGGTATCCGGTGTTTTGAGTTGGGGCAGATGGCGCAACAGCCAAAGGATCTTCGGCGCCTGGCTCTGGCAACGATGTTCGACCTCCGGCGGGCTACGGGCTTGACTGTTCAGCTGGGCGTTCTCGAAGGTAATGACGTCGTCTATATCGAGATTTTGCGCGGCCAGTATCGGGACCTAACAATCCCATCCAGGGTTGGTGGACGTGTACCGTGCTATGCCACTGCTGGTGGGAAGGCCCTGCTTGCACACGCCCCTGACCAGCTGGTCGAGGATCTCCTGAACGGCCAGCTGGAGAAGATCGGACCCAACACTGTTACCGATCCCCAGGAGCTTCGCGCCGAACTGGACCTGGCCCGACGTGAGGGTATTGCCTATGAGCGGGAGGAATCCCATGCTGGCCTGGCATGCGCGGCGAGCCCCATTCTCCGGGGCGATGGTACCGCTGTGGCCGCTATTTCCATCACCGCTCCGGTGGGCGTGGTGGAGATGAGACTGGTTGGTCCCGCTGTCCATGCAGCGACACTGGGGCTGAACCGCCAGATGGCGGCAGCCCCGCATTGGGCCAAGCTATAG
- a CDS encoding zinc-binding dehydrogenase has translation MKAAIMNQAGAPLAVVDLDLQPPGPGEVRVRVDAAGICHSDYHYMVQDLPCRTPIVLGHEGAGIVQEVGVGVTHVRPGDKVILTWRPSCGRCEYCTSGSPALCRLGAVHATHNELLRGGTRLSQDGQAVHHLMGVSCYAEECVVSGESVIKIPQEVPPAVAAIMGCAVITGMGVVLNGMGAPAGESILVVGAGGVGLSAVIGAAAVGAYPVIVADIDDEKLAKARELGATHTINTREHDLAATVHEITGGGAHWAVEAIGRPQTIREAVMALRPRGTAFVVGLSNAEAEINVPLNQVVQQEKSVRGSLYGSSNLSVQIPQILDMYLAGRLQLDALVGEKFSLVQINQAFDSLAKGNIGRSVILMGSN, from the coding sequence GTGAAGGCCGCAATCATGAACCAAGCAGGCGCACCGCTTGCCGTCGTCGATCTGGATCTACAGCCCCCTGGTCCGGGCGAAGTCCGCGTGCGGGTTGACGCGGCAGGCATCTGCCACAGTGACTACCACTACATGGTCCAGGACCTGCCATGCCGGACGCCTATCGTGCTGGGCCACGAGGGCGCGGGCATCGTGCAGGAAGTCGGAGTCGGGGTCACCCATGTCAGGCCGGGCGATAAGGTCATACTGACCTGGCGGCCAAGCTGCGGCAGGTGCGAGTACTGCACGAGCGGGTCGCCTGCGCTCTGCCGCCTCGGCGCGGTGCACGCTACCCATAACGAACTGCTGCGCGGCGGAACACGGCTGTCACAGGACGGACAAGCCGTCCATCACCTGATGGGGGTGTCCTGCTACGCCGAGGAATGCGTCGTCTCCGGCGAATCGGTGATCAAGATCCCCCAGGAGGTTCCCCCCGCTGTAGCAGCCATCATGGGCTGTGCCGTGATCACAGGGATGGGAGTTGTGCTGAACGGAATGGGGGCTCCGGCCGGGGAGTCGATCCTTGTCGTTGGAGCCGGCGGAGTGGGGCTTTCGGCGGTCATAGGCGCAGCAGCAGTCGGGGCCTACCCGGTGATCGTTGCCGACATTGACGACGAAAAGCTCGCAAAGGCGCGGGAGCTTGGAGCAACCCACACGATCAACACGCGCGAACACGACCTGGCCGCCACTGTGCACGAGATCACTGGCGGAGGAGCCCACTGGGCTGTCGAGGCAATCGGCCGGCCCCAGACCATTCGCGAGGCAGTCATGGCGCTTCGCCCCCGCGGCACGGCTTTCGTGGTGGGACTGTCCAACGCCGAGGCCGAGATCAACGTGCCCTTGAACCAGGTTGTCCAGCAGGAGAAATCGGTGAGGGGGAGTCTGTACGGCTCCTCCAATCTGTCAGTGCAGATCCCTCAGATCCTGGACATGTATCTGGCCGGCCGTTTGCAGCTTGATGCCCTTGTCGGTGAGAAGTTCAGCCTGGTCCAGATCAACCAAGCATTCGACTCGCTGGCCAAGGGAAACATCGGTCGTTCGGTGATCCTGATGGGCAGCAACTAA
- a CDS encoding MFS transporter produces the protein MSSTVAAPQIVVSDEDRKRALWGSAVGSTIEWYDYFLYGTMSGLVFGPLFFPSNDPTVSQLLALASFALAFLIRPIGGILFSHVGDRIGRKKTLVVTLTLMGVSTVAMGLMPTYSAIGVAAPIILTVLRLLQGLALGGEWGGGLLLAVEYSPKNRRGFFGAVPQTGAMLGLALGNMITLAAGAVFSDEAFLAYGWRIPFLLSVVLLAVGLWIRHKVDETPSFRMVKAAGATKQVPLVDTLKHHWREVLIATGAKIVETSTFFMFATFTVSYAMTLGYDREAVLAVLLVCAVIGVYSMVKFGALSDRIGRKKVFLWGTVALMVFILPYLWMLNQKSLPFLAVALFIGFAVIWPTYGSLIGTVIAESFSPDIRYTGASLGYQLGAAIAGGPAPLIATALLAAFGGSYLPVGLFIVLCGAISLVAVLFAKEKSNQEID, from the coding sequence ATGTCATCAACTGTCGCAGCGCCACAGATCGTGGTCTCCGACGAGGACCGGAAACGCGCCCTGTGGGGCAGCGCAGTCGGTAGCACAATCGAGTGGTACGACTACTTCCTTTACGGCACCATGTCCGGGCTGGTATTCGGTCCGTTGTTCTTCCCGTCCAACGATCCGACCGTCAGCCAGCTCTTGGCCTTGGCGTCCTTCGCCCTGGCCTTCTTGATCCGTCCGATCGGCGGCATTCTTTTCAGCCATGTCGGAGACCGGATCGGCCGGAAGAAAACACTGGTCGTCACGCTGACCCTGATGGGCGTCTCTACTGTCGCCATGGGTTTGATGCCGACCTATTCGGCTATCGGCGTCGCGGCGCCCATCATTCTGACTGTGCTCCGCCTGCTTCAGGGCCTTGCCCTGGGCGGCGAATGGGGAGGGGGCCTGCTTCTGGCCGTCGAGTACTCCCCCAAGAACCGGCGCGGATTCTTCGGTGCAGTCCCGCAGACCGGTGCTATGCTCGGGCTTGCACTCGGCAACATGATCACTTTGGCCGCGGGCGCGGTCTTCTCTGATGAAGCTTTCTTGGCCTACGGGTGGCGGATACCGTTCCTTCTGTCGGTTGTCCTGTTGGCTGTCGGCCTGTGGATCCGTCACAAGGTCGACGAGACACCGTCATTCCGGATGGTGAAAGCCGCGGGAGCGACGAAACAGGTTCCCCTCGTCGACACCCTGAAGCACCACTGGCGTGAAGTCCTTATCGCAACCGGCGCCAAGATCGTTGAGACCTCGACGTTCTTCATGTTCGCGACGTTCACCGTCTCCTACGCCATGACCCTGGGCTACGACCGCGAAGCCGTACTCGCCGTGCTGCTGGTCTGCGCCGTGATCGGCGTCTACTCGATGGTCAAGTTTGGTGCGCTCTCGGACCGAATCGGCCGGAAAAAGGTTTTCCTCTGGGGCACCGTGGCCCTGATGGTGTTTATCCTCCCGTACCTCTGGATGCTCAACCAGAAGTCCCTGCCGTTCCTTGCCGTTGCGCTTTTCATCGGGTTTGCCGTCATCTGGCCCACCTATGGGTCACTGATCGGCACCGTGATCGCAGAGAGCTTCTCCCCCGACATCCGCTACACAGGCGCTTCCCTCGGCTACCAGCTTGGAGCAGCTATCGCGGGCGGGCCCGCTCCGCTAATCGCCACGGCACTCCTCGCAGCCTTCGGCGGCAGCTATCTTCCGGTGGGCCTTTTCATCGTCCTTTGCGGCGCCATCTCACTGGTGGCTGTGTTGTTCGCCAAAGAAAAGAGCAACCAGGAGATCGACTAG
- a CDS encoding aldehyde dehydrogenase (NADP(+)): MTTETIGTLNLDEVLSAAETAFESWSAMPSAGRARHLEAMAAAMETHADELIELAMAETHLPDARLRGELRRTVFQMRLFAEELRIGRFVDARVDHSDPQWPMGAPRPDLRRMLLPLGPVLVFAASNFPFAFSVGGGDTASALAAGCTVIVKAHHGHPEVSARTATILLRALEESGAPEGVLALIHGTETGVRALKDPKIQAGAFTGGIPGGRALFDIAQQRDVPIPFYAEMGSNNPVFVTPAAAGERPAAIAEGYLGAVTGSAGQLCTKPGTLFVPAGSQIIEHLRSAELPSATRLLTERIEAGYTREVAELAGHRQVRILNGNIPGEAAGPAPLILGTDIAAVLADPDLFLAERFGPFSLVVEYEDMNQLLAVARRMDGQLTTTVQATDQCDVRHLLRVLAGKAGRVLWNGWPTGVSVTHAQQHGGPYPASTAVQTTSVGTAAIQRFLRPVALQGFPDHLLPAELQDSNRLGIPRHLG; this comes from the coding sequence ATGACCACCGAAACTATTGGAACCCTGAACCTGGACGAGGTCCTGAGCGCGGCCGAAACCGCTTTCGAGAGCTGGTCCGCGATGCCCTCCGCTGGCCGTGCCCGTCACCTTGAGGCGATGGCTGCAGCCATGGAGACGCATGCCGACGAGCTCATCGAACTCGCCATGGCAGAGACGCACCTGCCCGATGCGCGGCTGCGGGGTGAATTGAGGCGGACGGTTTTTCAGATGCGGCTCTTCGCCGAGGAACTGAGGATCGGCCGCTTCGTTGACGCACGCGTCGACCACTCCGATCCCCAATGGCCGATGGGTGCACCCCGCCCCGATCTACGACGGATGCTGCTCCCGCTGGGGCCGGTGCTGGTCTTCGCCGCCAGCAACTTCCCCTTTGCCTTTTCCGTCGGCGGCGGCGACACAGCTTCAGCCCTGGCGGCAGGCTGCACCGTCATCGTCAAGGCGCACCACGGACATCCAGAGGTCTCGGCGCGCACCGCCACGATTCTCCTCAGGGCCTTGGAAGAGTCCGGGGCACCTGAAGGCGTTCTGGCCCTGATCCACGGAACAGAAACCGGCGTCCGGGCACTGAAAGATCCCAAGATCCAGGCGGGCGCCTTCACCGGAGGAATCCCCGGCGGACGGGCACTGTTCGACATCGCCCAACAACGGGATGTTCCGATTCCGTTTTACGCGGAGATGGGCAGCAACAACCCGGTTTTTGTTACCCCCGCGGCGGCAGGAGAACGTCCGGCTGCCATCGCTGAGGGATACCTGGGCGCAGTGACCGGCAGTGCCGGCCAATTGTGCACCAAGCCGGGAACCCTCTTTGTTCCGGCGGGAAGCCAGATCATCGAACACCTGCGCAGCGCGGAACTGCCAAGCGCCACAAGGCTCCTGACCGAACGGATAGAAGCGGGTTACACCCGGGAAGTTGCCGAACTCGCAGGCCACCGGCAGGTGCGGATTCTTAACGGGAACATTCCCGGCGAGGCCGCCGGCCCGGCGCCGCTGATCCTGGGCACCGACATCGCAGCAGTCCTCGCGGATCCGGACCTGTTCCTGGCCGAGCGGTTCGGGCCGTTCTCCCTGGTGGTTGAGTACGAGGACATGAACCAACTCCTGGCGGTTGCCCGGAGGATGGACGGCCAGCTCACCACGACGGTACAGGCCACAGACCAGTGCGACGTCCGCCATCTGCTCCGTGTTCTGGCCGGCAAAGCAGGACGTGTCCTGTGGAACGGCTGGCCCACGGGGGTCTCTGTAACACATGCTCAGCAGCACGGCGGACCATACCCGGCAAGCACCGCCGTCCAAACCACCTCTGTCGGGACGGCAGCGATTCAGCGGTTCCTGCGCCCGGTGGCACTGCAGGGGTTCCCCGACCATCTCCTCCCCGCGGAGTTGCAGGACAGCAACCGGCTCGGGATTCCGCGGCACCTAGGATAA
- a CDS encoding HpcH/HpaI aldolase family protein, which produces MHDNPVKEALRSGATTTGTWLTLGSTAVAEALAHCGFDWLVVDLEHAPNNPASAVEQLRAVDAARANGARAEAIVRLAENDPVLAKRAIDIGARTLIFPNVNSADEAQAAVRAMRYPQNGNAGVRGVAGLVRAGRYGLDPVYVKNANEQVCTIVQIESRSGVDNAAGICATEGVDCVFLGPSDLAASLGHLGDTWHPEVVDAMRSVVAQAREAGKAVGVFANDADDAKLFTSWGVTFIGLHSDVRWLCQGAKQETGRLAAGLQAEQATEVHSAS; this is translated from the coding sequence ATGCACGACAACCCCGTCAAGGAGGCTCTGCGCTCCGGCGCCACCACGACCGGAACGTGGTTAACCCTGGGTTCAACTGCGGTGGCCGAGGCCCTGGCCCATTGCGGGTTCGATTGGCTAGTAGTCGACCTTGAGCACGCCCCCAACAATCCCGCCAGCGCTGTGGAACAGTTGAGGGCCGTCGACGCCGCCCGGGCTAACGGCGCGCGTGCCGAGGCAATCGTACGCCTCGCCGAAAACGATCCCGTGCTGGCCAAGCGGGCCATCGACATTGGTGCGCGGACTCTTATCTTCCCCAATGTCAATAGCGCGGACGAAGCGCAGGCGGCTGTCCGTGCGATGCGTTACCCGCAGAACGGTAACGCCGGCGTGCGGGGCGTGGCAGGGTTGGTCCGGGCCGGCCGGTACGGTCTTGACCCGGTGTATGTAAAGAATGCCAACGAACAAGTGTGCACCATCGTGCAGATCGAATCCCGGTCCGGCGTGGACAACGCTGCGGGCATCTGTGCAACCGAAGGTGTCGACTGCGTTTTCCTGGGCCCGTCCGACCTAGCCGCTTCCCTGGGCCACCTGGGTGACACCTGGCATCCAGAGGTCGTCGACGCCATGCGGTCGGTTGTGGCCCAGGCACGCGAGGCTGGAAAGGCCGTCGGCGTTTTCGCGAACGACGCAGACGATGCCAAGCTGTTTACCAGCTGGGGAGTTACTTTCATCGGGCTGCACTCCGACGTTCGCTGGCTATGCCAGGGAGCGAAGCAAGAGACCGGGCGGCTGGCAGCCGGACTGCAGGCAGAGCAGGCGACCGAGGTCCACTCCGCGTCATAA
- a CDS encoding lipopolysaccharide biosynthesis protein: MATGFLFWFLAALTLAPKDLGLGSAVVAAALLTVQAGMLGVGPATLTLLPSQDDAGRRRLMATSLATVGLSSLAVATALLLITLGLGPGVGQAWDDAAVTAGFLAAALFASTAYQLDHINVAQSRADLALVRSLLQGLTQLAVLLFCLASGYRTVMAVIGAVAAGAVGSVILGMHQLHRAGIGPRWKDGVRLSEATRLLGPALRNYPLMLADRAPGYLLPLIVAATLSASATAAWYVVWMMASAVFFVPQSAGYSLQAKLAAPGSELALAGRALKISLLLTLVSGGVLLGAGPIFLNVLGPQYAPHWILLPLLVPALILSCTTQIYYGICRAYARFAESTAVAVLAAVVAVIPGTAVAHAYGLPGISALWLFAQLSAAVIAATRLKYLARGPGG; the protein is encoded by the coding sequence ATGGCCACCGGCTTTCTGTTCTGGTTCCTGGCCGCACTCACATTGGCGCCCAAAGACCTAGGTCTCGGGTCGGCGGTCGTAGCAGCGGCGCTGCTGACAGTACAGGCAGGAATGCTCGGAGTCGGCCCGGCGACGCTAACCCTTCTGCCCTCGCAAGACGACGCCGGGCGCCGTCGGCTCATGGCTACATCCTTGGCCACGGTAGGGCTTTCGTCGCTTGCAGTCGCCACCGCACTGCTTTTGATTACCCTGGGCCTCGGGCCCGGCGTCGGCCAGGCTTGGGATGACGCTGCGGTAACCGCGGGGTTCCTGGCCGCCGCTTTATTCGCCTCCACCGCTTATCAGCTTGACCATATCAACGTCGCCCAGTCCCGGGCCGACTTGGCGTTGGTGCGCAGCCTGCTGCAAGGGCTCACCCAGTTAGCGGTTCTGCTCTTTTGCCTGGCCAGCGGCTACCGCACGGTCATGGCCGTGATCGGCGCCGTCGCTGCCGGAGCAGTAGGCAGCGTAATTCTCGGAATGCACCAACTGCACCGGGCGGGCATTGGTCCTCGATGGAAAGACGGGGTCAGGCTTTCGGAAGCGACGAGATTATTGGGCCCGGCACTTCGGAACTACCCCCTCATGCTCGCAGACAGGGCTCCCGGCTACCTTCTACCTCTCATTGTCGCCGCAACACTGAGCGCCTCGGCGACAGCGGCTTGGTACGTAGTCTGGATGATGGCGTCGGCGGTCTTTTTCGTGCCGCAATCGGCCGGTTACTCGCTCCAAGCGAAACTCGCCGCCCCCGGCTCCGAACTGGCGCTGGCGGGACGGGCATTGAAAATCAGCCTCCTACTCACCCTTGTTTCCGGGGGAGTTTTGCTGGGAGCGGGCCCCATCTTCTTGAATGTGCTCGGTCCGCAGTATGCACCGCACTGGATTCTATTGCCGCTACTCGTTCCGGCCCTGATCCTAAGCTGCACAACCCAGATTTATTACGGTATTTGCCGGGCTTACGCCCGCTTCGCTGAGTCAACGGCCGTCGCGGTCCTGGCGGCCGTCGTCGCGGTAATCCCGGGCACGGCCGTAGCGCATGCCTATGGGTTACCCGGCATATCAGCGCTGTGGCTCTTTGCCCAGTTATCGGCTGCTGTCATCGCGGCCACGCGGTTGAAGTATTTGGCCCGCGGGCCGGGAGGCTAG
- a CDS encoding ribbon-helix-helix protein, CopG family produces the protein MNLRVPEDLDRRLEQLAAEEHTSKSALLLHGAELVLQRHARRREISEGLDFVMSHDAELLTRLEDA, from the coding sequence ATGAATCTCCGCGTTCCCGAAGACCTTGATCGCCGTCTTGAGCAGCTTGCAGCCGAGGAGCACACCTCCAAGTCCGCGCTCCTGCTCCACGGGGCTGAATTGGTTTTGCAGCGCCACGCCCGCCGTCGGGAGATCAGTGAAGGACTGGATTTTGTGATGAGCCATGACGCTGAATTGCTTACCCGTCTTGAAGACGCGTGA
- a CDS encoding diacylglycerol/lipid kinase family protein has translation MTASDPDRPPAARFDRAVLVFNPGKPGMTATIIELQRELAAGAPDLQVDLLPTDFAGHARDLARSVAAVGSPLIVSVSGDGGYNEVVNGVMDVPGSKAVCTVVAAGNANDHHRSMPERPLLEAVREGPVRQIDLLRITFGEGQPEQVHYAHSYVGFGLTPLMAIGIESGGKGKILELLSVARTLSHLRPFELVRADGATARFDSLILANISRMAKYGTVSESVGPDDGRFEVVTLPHSGRWKMVLMTLRAVTMGLGNQPSVSSYAFTTRDAVPCQIDGEVRHLPAATHVLVESAKGALAVI, from the coding sequence ATGACAGCGAGTGACCCGGACCGGCCACCTGCAGCACGTTTTGATCGCGCCGTGCTGGTCTTCAACCCCGGCAAGCCTGGCATGACCGCCACGATCATCGAGCTGCAACGCGAGCTGGCCGCCGGAGCCCCGGATCTGCAGGTTGACTTGCTGCCCACCGACTTCGCCGGGCACGCACGGGACCTTGCACGGTCCGTCGCGGCCGTAGGGTCCCCACTGATTGTTTCGGTCAGCGGCGATGGCGGGTACAACGAGGTTGTCAACGGGGTGATGGACGTTCCTGGCAGCAAGGCCGTGTGCACCGTCGTCGCGGCAGGTAACGCCAACGACCATCACCGGAGCATGCCCGAAAGACCCTTGCTGGAGGCTGTCCGGGAAGGCCCGGTCCGGCAGATCGACCTTTTGCGCATCACGTTTGGGGAGGGACAGCCGGAACAGGTTCACTACGCCCATTCCTATGTCGGTTTCGGGCTTACGCCGTTGATGGCCATCGGTATCGAGAGCGGCGGAAAGGGGAAAATCCTCGAACTTCTGTCCGTCGCCCGCACACTCTCGCACTTGCGCCCGTTCGAGCTTGTCCGGGCCGACGGGGCGACCGCCCGCTTCGACAGTCTGATCCTGGCCAACATTTCGCGGATGGCCAAGTACGGGACGGTTAGCGAGTCGGTCGGTCCCGATGACGGCAGGTTCGAGGTTGTGACGCTCCCCCACTCCGGGCGCTGGAAGATGGTACTGATGACTCTCCGGGCGGTGACGATGGGACTGGGGAATCAACCGAGCGTCAGCAGCTACGCCTTCACCACGCGTGATGCTGTCCCTTGCCAGATTGACGGCGAGGTCAGGCATCTTCCCGCAGCCACCCATGTTCTGGTGGAAAGCGCGAAGGGCGCCCTGGCCGTTATCTGA
- a CDS encoding DUF4334 domain-containing protein: protein MTPDSTARLARIEATRDLQDALALFDELPAVKIAEMHGTWKGSGVETGNAFDGLLETFGWWGKRFDDADNAHPLVFEDKRGKFNVNPAGLPIGFVVRNAAVLHNGAVAAIAKRVLRLRWTHEPRARLRMIEYRGVVTGTMSYDALPINDHFRKVDDKTLLGVMDLRGATAPFVFLLRRTGSAGEPA, encoded by the coding sequence GTGACACCTGATTCCACGGCCCGCCTGGCAAGGATCGAAGCCACCCGGGATCTGCAGGACGCGTTGGCGCTGTTCGATGAGCTGCCGGCCGTGAAGATCGCTGAAATGCATGGCACATGGAAGGGATCAGGAGTCGAAACGGGCAACGCCTTCGACGGCCTCCTAGAAACGTTCGGCTGGTGGGGGAAGCGGTTCGACGACGCCGACAACGCGCACCCTCTGGTCTTCGAAGACAAGCGCGGCAAGTTCAACGTGAACCCAGCCGGCTTGCCGATAGGGTTCGTGGTTCGGAATGCCGCGGTCTTGCACAACGGCGCGGTGGCGGCCATCGCCAAACGCGTTCTTCGACTGCGATGGACTCACGAGCCACGTGCGCGGCTGCGGATGATCGAGTACCGCGGAGTCGTGACCGGGACCATGTCCTACGATGCGCTGCCTATCAATGATCACTTCCGCAAGGTCGATGACAAAACGCTGCTGGGCGTCATGGACCTGCGGGGCGCGACCGCTCCGTTCGTCTTCCTCCTGCGACGGACGGGATCGGCGGGTGAGCCCGCGTGA
- a CDS encoding GntP family permease, which produces MNEFIDWLRHDTAGLLLLAGSGIALLLFLIIKVKIEPFIALVATSVLVALVGGVTVEALVGSPVKSGDALIEKGFAGILGHITLIIGLGTVLGAILERSGGAEVLLGKLVKVFGEKGTPLAMGITGFVLGIPVFFDIGIFVLAPLVYVAAVRGGKSLALYALPLLAGLSVTHAFLPPHPGPVAAAGLFQVELGWIIIMGLACGIPAWFASGILWGTWIGKRVNVAVPEDRVIPEAEEAKGHEPSIGLVALAIGLPMILILGATFGNVFLPAGTFRDVLIFFGNPAIALTVAVVLSMWLLGIRRGMTVQDLSDLSSASLKPVGMILLVVGAGAFFGAVLSATGVGAAVAETLSAAGLPLILAAYVIACGMRVAQGSATVAIVTTGGILAPELTSGDYSQPQLALIAIAISSGSIIASHVNDGGFWIISKYFNMSVKDTLKTWTVLETVLSIVGFAMAALLYQFV; this is translated from the coding sequence ATGAATGAATTCATCGACTGGCTGCGGCACGACACCGCCGGCCTGCTCCTCCTGGCAGGCAGCGGCATCGCGCTCCTGCTGTTCCTGATCATCAAGGTCAAGATCGAACCGTTCATCGCCCTGGTGGCCACCAGCGTCCTCGTGGCACTCGTGGGCGGGGTCACCGTGGAGGCGCTGGTAGGTTCACCCGTTAAGAGCGGTGACGCCCTCATAGAAAAGGGCTTCGCCGGAATCCTCGGCCACATCACCCTGATTATCGGCCTGGGTACCGTGCTGGGCGCTATCCTGGAACGCTCCGGCGGCGCGGAGGTGCTGCTCGGCAAGCTCGTGAAAGTCTTCGGCGAGAAGGGCACGCCGCTCGCGATGGGCATCACCGGTTTCGTTCTCGGCATCCCGGTCTTCTTCGACATCGGCATCTTCGTCCTCGCCCCGCTTGTCTACGTAGCCGCCGTCCGCGGCGGTAAATCCCTCGCCCTGTACGCTCTGCCGCTGCTTGCCGGGCTGTCCGTGACCCACGCCTTCCTGCCCCCGCACCCGGGCCCTGTCGCCGCGGCCGGGCTCTTCCAAGTCGAGCTGGGCTGGATCATCATTATGGGGCTCGCCTGCGGCATTCCGGCCTGGTTCGCCTCCGGCATCCTGTGGGGAACCTGGATCGGCAAACGCGTGAACGTTGCCGTGCCGGAAGACCGCGTGATTCCGGAAGCCGAAGAAGCCAAGGGCCACGAACCGTCCATCGGCCTGGTCGCCCTCGCCATTGGCCTTCCCATGATCCTTATCCTCGGCGCCACTTTCGGAAACGTCTTCCTGCCAGCGGGAACATTCCGCGATGTCCTGATCTTCTTTGGCAACCCTGCCATCGCTTTGACCGTTGCCGTCGTACTATCCATGTGGCTGCTGGGCATCCGGCGCGGCATGACCGTCCAGGACCTTTCCGACCTTAGCTCGGCCTCCCTGAAGCCCGTAGGCATGATCCTGCTCGTAGTCGGCGCGGGCGCGTTCTTCGGTGCCGTGCTTTCGGCCACCGGCGTAGGCGCGGCCGTGGCCGAAACGCTCTCAGCGGCCGGTCTGCCGCTCATCCTTGCCGCCTACGTGATCGCCTGCGGAATGCGGGTAGCCCAAGGGTCTGCTACCGTGGCCATCGTCACCACCGGCGGCATCCTCGCCCCCGAGTTGACCTCCGGGGACTACTCCCAGCCGCAGCTGGCCCTGATCGCCATCGCCATCTCCTCCGGCTCCATCATCGCCAGCCACGTCAACGACGGCGGCTTCTGGATCATCTCCAAGTACTTCAACATGTCCGTCAAGGACACCCTGAAGACCTGGACAGTGCTCGAAACTGTCCTGTCCATCGTGGGCTTCGCAATGGCGGCGCTGCTGTACCAATTCGTCTAA